One segment of Comamonas thiooxydans DNA contains the following:
- a CDS encoding DUF72 domain-containing protein — protein MPDTFQDDFFADELPPPGDGTGKARTEEAPQADDTVERKPRRGAISLASAAAQYQDLAAQLPPLLRMGVSTWSYPGWEDLVWDGAYDSSVLAKKGLTAYHQHPLLRTVCVDRTFWRPLTASQYAAFAAQVDADFRFVVKCPAGITDAQVRSEEGKPRESNPAFLDPNLAIEHFVQPTLEGLGSKLGVLVFQLSPLPWSLLSRPGLLMDKLDLLLSAVKQALQAHPQVVVAVEVRDPELLTPALTRTLKTHGATFCLGLHGKMPPIEAQLDMLRALWPGPLVCRWNLNRIFGAYGYADAQKKHQPFNEILSEDLHTRERLARTIAGITGAGQPAFVTISNDAEGCAPRSIALLAQALARLSDSGSDKHPRPSS, from the coding sequence ATGCCCGACACCTTCCAGGACGATTTTTTTGCCGATGAGCTGCCTCCACCCGGAGACGGTACCGGCAAGGCTCGGACTGAAGAAGCGCCGCAGGCCGATGACACAGTTGAACGCAAACCCAGGCGCGGTGCTATTTCTCTGGCCTCTGCAGCTGCGCAGTACCAGGACCTGGCCGCACAGTTGCCTCCCCTGCTGCGCATGGGCGTCTCGACCTGGTCCTACCCGGGCTGGGAAGACTTGGTCTGGGATGGTGCGTACGACAGCAGCGTGCTGGCCAAAAAAGGTCTGACGGCCTATCACCAGCACCCGCTGCTGCGCACCGTCTGTGTCGACCGCACCTTCTGGCGACCGCTGACGGCCAGCCAATATGCCGCATTTGCTGCTCAGGTCGATGCTGACTTTCGCTTTGTCGTCAAATGCCCGGCCGGTATCACCGATGCCCAGGTACGCAGCGAGGAAGGCAAGCCGCGCGAGAGCAACCCGGCGTTTCTCGACCCCAACCTGGCCATAGAGCATTTTGTGCAGCCTACTCTCGAAGGGCTGGGCAGCAAGCTGGGCGTTCTGGTCTTTCAGCTCAGCCCCCTGCCCTGGAGTCTGCTCAGCCGCCCTGGCCTGCTGATGGACAAGCTGGACCTGCTGCTGTCCGCCGTGAAACAGGCGCTGCAAGCACATCCGCAGGTCGTCGTTGCCGTCGAGGTCAGAGACCCCGAGCTGCTGACCCCGGCGCTGACCCGCACGCTCAAGACCCATGGCGCCACCTTCTGTCTGGGCTTGCACGGCAAGATGCCGCCCATCGAGGCGCAACTCGACATGCTGCGTGCGCTATGGCCCGGGCCGCTGGTGTGCCGCTGGAATCTGAATCGTATCTTTGGCGCCTATGGCTATGCCGATGCCCAGAAGAAGCACCAGCCGTTCAACGAGATCCTCAGCGAGGATCTGCATACCCGGGAGCGGCTGGCCCGCACGATTGCCGGCATCACCGGTGCCGGTCAACCCGCTTTTGTGACCATCAGCAACGATGCCGAGGGATGTGCCCCACGCTCGATAGCGCTGCTGGCGCAGGCGCTTGCGCGTCTTTCAGACTCAGGCTCTGACAAACATCCTCGGCCGTCATCCTGA
- a CDS encoding Tex family protein: MQKIIGQIAQELNVKPQQVSAAVELLDGGATVPFVARYRKEATGGLDDTQLRTLDERLTYLRELDDRRETVLKAIDEQGKLTDVLRLAIANAPTKQELEDIYLPFKQKRRTKGQIAKEFGIEPLADKLFADPTLDPHKEAEAFCKPATTLDDGKPGPDFSTTFAVLDGVRDILSERWAEDPALVQKLREWLWDEGLLKSKKVESKNENDPEVAKFRDYFEYDEPIGRVPSHRALAVFRGRALEVLEAKLVQPLEPEPGQPSLAEGKIALHLGWSHAKRAADDLIRKCVAWTWRVKLSLSTERDLFSRLREDAEKVAIKVFGDNLRDLLLAAPAGQRAVIGLDPGIRTGVKVAVVDSTGKLVDTTTIYPHEPRRDWDGSLAVLAKLVEKHNINLIAIGNGTASRETDKLAADLIKIATKADKKIDKVVVSEAGASVYSASEFAAQEMPDIDVSLRGAASIARRLQDPLAELVKIDPKSIGVGQYQHDVNQSELARQLDAVVEDCVNSVGVDLNTASAPLLTRVSGLSGSVAKSVVRWRDANGSFKNRKQLMEVAGLGAKTFEQAAGFLRIRGGDNPLDMTGVHPETYPVVEQIIVSTGKPVDQIMGRGEVLKSLKPEQFANEKFGAVTIKDILGELEKPGRDPRPDFVVARFNDGVEDIKDLEEGMTLEGTVSNVAQFGAFVDLGVHQDGLVHVSQMSHKFIEDAREVVKTGQIVKVKVLEVDVDRKRISLTMKLDAAPARRDGPRDNRFEGAGRGNSYGAGNRGGYAQPQRGNQPTQQNAMASAFAKLQGLKK; this comes from the coding sequence ATGCAAAAAATCATTGGTCAGATTGCTCAAGAACTGAATGTCAAGCCGCAGCAGGTGAGCGCGGCTGTGGAGTTGCTCGATGGCGGCGCCACGGTTCCGTTTGTGGCCCGCTACCGCAAGGAGGCCACGGGCGGTCTGGACGATACGCAACTGCGCACGCTGGACGAGCGCCTGACCTATCTGCGCGAGCTGGACGACCGCCGCGAGACGGTGCTCAAGGCCATTGACGAGCAGGGAAAACTGACGGATGTGCTGCGCCTGGCGATTGCCAATGCGCCAACCAAGCAGGAGCTGGAGGACATTTATCTGCCCTTCAAGCAAAAGCGCCGTACCAAGGGCCAGATTGCCAAGGAATTCGGCATCGAGCCGCTGGCGGACAAGCTGTTTGCCGACCCCACACTGGACCCGCACAAGGAAGCCGAGGCTTTCTGCAAGCCCGCGACGACACTGGACGACGGCAAGCCCGGCCCTGACTTCAGCACCACCTTTGCCGTGCTGGACGGCGTACGCGACATCCTGTCCGAGCGCTGGGCCGAAGACCCGGCACTGGTGCAGAAGCTGCGCGAATGGCTATGGGATGAAGGCTTGCTCAAGTCCAAGAAGGTCGAGAGCAAGAACGAAAACGACCCCGAAGTCGCCAAGTTTCGCGACTATTTCGAGTACGACGAGCCCATTGGCCGCGTGCCTTCGCACCGGGCCCTGGCCGTGTTTCGCGGTCGCGCGCTGGAGGTTCTCGAAGCCAAGCTGGTCCAGCCGCTGGAGCCTGAACCGGGCCAACCCAGCCTTGCTGAAGGCAAGATCGCGCTGCACTTGGGCTGGAGCCATGCCAAGCGTGCTGCTGACGATCTGATTCGCAAATGCGTTGCCTGGACATGGCGTGTGAAGCTGAGCCTGTCCACTGAGCGCGACCTGTTCAGCCGCCTGCGCGAAGACGCCGAGAAGGTGGCCATCAAGGTGTTTGGCGACAATCTGCGTGACCTGTTGCTGGCGGCGCCCGCCGGCCAGCGTGCCGTGATCGGCCTGGACCCCGGCATTCGCACCGGCGTCAAGGTGGCCGTGGTGGACAGCACCGGCAAGCTGGTGGATACGACCACCATCTATCCGCACGAGCCGCGCCGCGACTGGGATGGCTCGCTGGCCGTGTTGGCCAAGCTGGTTGAAAAGCACAACATCAATCTGATTGCCATCGGCAACGGAACGGCCAGCCGCGAGACCGACAAGCTGGCGGCCGACCTCATCAAGATCGCCACCAAGGCCGACAAGAAGATCGACAAGGTGGTGGTGAGCGAGGCCGGCGCCTCGGTCTATTCGGCCAGCGAGTTTGCGGCGCAGGAAATGCCCGATATCGACGTGAGCCTGCGTGGTGCGGCATCGATTGCCCGCCGCCTGCAGGATCCGCTGGCCGAGCTGGTCAAGATCGATCCCAAGAGCATTGGCGTGGGCCAGTACCAGCACGATGTGAACCAGAGCGAGCTGGCGCGCCAGCTGGATGCCGTGGTCGAGGATTGCGTGAACTCCGTGGGAGTGGACTTGAACACCGCTTCGGCTCCGCTGCTGACGCGCGTCTCAGGCCTGTCGGGTTCGGTCGCCAAGTCGGTGGTGCGCTGGCGCGATGCCAACGGCTCGTTCAAGAACCGCAAGCAGCTGATGGAAGTGGCCGGTCTGGGCGCCAAGACTTTCGAGCAGGCCGCAGGCTTTCTGCGCATTCGCGGTGGCGACAATCCGCTCGATATGACAGGCGTTCACCCCGAAACCTATCCTGTGGTGGAGCAGATCATTGTCTCTACCGGCAAGCCCGTGGACCAGATCATGGGTCGTGGCGAGGTGCTCAAGTCTTTGAAGCCTGAACAGTTTGCCAATGAAAAATTTGGTGCCGTGACCATCAAGGACATTCTGGGCGAGCTGGAGAAGCCCGGCCGTGATCCGCGTCCCGACTTTGTCGTCGCCCGCTTCAATGATGGCGTGGAGGACATCAAGGACCTAGAGGAAGGCATGACGCTGGAGGGCACGGTCAGCAATGTGGCCCAGTTCGGCGCCTTCGTGGACCTGGGCGTGCATCAGGATGGACTGGTGCACGTGAGCCAGATGAGTCACAAGTTCATCGAAGATGCGCGTGAAGTGGTCAAGACCGGGCAGATCGTCAAGGTCAAGGTGCTGGAAGTCGATGTGGACCGCAAGCGCATCAGCCTGACCATGAAGCTGGATGCAGCGCCTGCGCGCCGCGACGGCCCGCGCGACAACCGCTTTGAAGGCGCTGGCCGTGGCAACAGCTACGGCGCCGGCAACCGTGGTGGCTATGCGCAACCCCAGCGTGGCAACCAGCCTACACAGCAAAACGCCATGGCATCAGCCTTTGCGAAGTTGCAGGGACTGAAGAAATAA
- a CDS encoding sensor histidine kinase, which translates to MAAVVWLLPLAYRSVLWRRRKSARPSREVQLERRRIAEALHDDVGSQLVQLISLTGLGTDPAIRSNAEQCLLDLRLIVDSMDSRNEPLGVLLARFRHRLQPVLDHRGMNLHWDVWDPEMSGDTGSLPCGAMAEEIMAVVKEAVSNVLQHTDALELWITLAADEQRKSASSVSDASFAHARLSIEDAGPVRPADGRQIPGVASAGMGWVNMRRRALVMGAKLSISERPGGGTSVTLNW; encoded by the coding sequence ATGGCGGCGGTCGTCTGGCTGTTGCCTCTGGCATATCGCAGCGTGCTGTGGCGCAGACGTAAAAGCGCACGTCCATCGAGAGAGGTTCAGCTGGAGCGCAGGCGCATAGCGGAGGCATTGCATGATGATGTCGGCAGCCAACTGGTGCAACTGATCAGCCTGACCGGGCTCGGCACGGACCCGGCGATTCGCAGCAACGCAGAACAATGCCTGCTCGATCTAAGGCTGATTGTTGATTCCATGGATAGCCGAAACGAGCCCTTGGGTGTCCTTCTTGCACGTTTCAGGCACAGGCTGCAACCTGTGCTGGATCATCGAGGCATGAATCTGCACTGGGATGTTTGGGACCCGGAGATGTCTGGCGATACCGGCAGTCTGCCATGCGGCGCCATGGCCGAGGAAATCATGGCAGTGGTGAAGGAGGCAGTGAGCAATGTGCTGCAGCACACTGACGCGCTTGAACTCTGGATCACGCTGGCTGCCGACGAACAGAGGAAAAGTGCTTCAAGTGTTTCAGATGCCTCCTTTGCGCATGCTCGCCTGAGCATTGAGGATGCGGGGCCCGTCAGACCGGCTGATGGCAGGCAAATCCCGGGCGTAGCATCTGCTGGCATGGGGTGGGTCAATATGCGTCGCAGAGCGCTTGTCATGGGGGCTAAACTGAGCATCTCCGAGCGACCCGGTGGCGGTACCTCGGTCACGCTCAACTGGTGA
- a CDS encoding response regulator transcription factor, with the protein MDPNGANNSGDALMLRPMAVELGSPSMWPDHMVGQPDKPVRVLLVDDDAHLRMVIAQEIMNDRRTMVVAQADNLKDARKAIRQHEFDVMLLDLKLGADDGLELIEVMKSQRPQAEVIVVSVVETEEQVLHAFELGATGYLVKNSWFGNYPQAVLQVVNGGASITPSLARRLLQRYDKRPATGAVPGSGMSDRLSSRECEVLRMVASGNTSAEIGVQLEISTMTVNTHIKNIYRKLQVRTRAQAVRFAYLRGWF; encoded by the coding sequence ATGGACCCGAACGGTGCAAACAACTCTGGTGATGCCTTGATGCTCCGACCCATGGCTGTGGAGCTCGGCAGTCCTTCCATGTGGCCCGATCATATGGTGGGGCAGCCCGACAAGCCCGTCAGAGTGCTGTTGGTGGACGATGATGCGCATCTACGCATGGTGATCGCACAGGAGATCATGAATGATCGGCGCACCATGGTGGTCGCTCAGGCGGACAACCTCAAGGATGCAAGAAAAGCCATTCGTCAACATGAGTTTGATGTCATGTTGCTGGACCTGAAGCTGGGGGCTGACGATGGTCTTGAGTTGATCGAGGTGATGAAAAGCCAGCGCCCGCAGGCCGAGGTCATTGTCGTTTCGGTGGTGGAGACGGAGGAGCAGGTGTTGCACGCTTTCGAGCTGGGAGCAACCGGCTATCTGGTCAAGAACTCTTGGTTTGGCAACTATCCTCAAGCGGTGCTGCAGGTCGTCAATGGCGGTGCATCCATCACTCCCAGTCTCGCCAGGCGGCTGTTGCAGCGGTATGACAAGCGGCCGGCCACCGGGGCCGTTCCGGGGTCCGGTATGTCCGACAGGCTCTCCAGCCGCGAATGCGAGGTCTTGCGCATGGTTGCCAGTGGCAATACCAGTGCAGAGATCGGCGTGCAGTTGGAGATCAGCACCATGACGGTCAACACGCACATCAAGAACATCTATCGCAAGCTCCAGGTGCGCACTCGAGCACAAGCCGTGCGTTTCGCCTACCTGCGTGGCTGGTTCTAA
- a CDS encoding HDOD domain-containing protein: MSRVKPLSLSTLLEQHVLLPSQPRVVALLSSELRKTEPGMRSLVQLFSTDPVLTARLLAEANGPAHLLGQRVHSIPEALVLLAPVQLRQLVQKAAPVSASHVSAGWSLANFWRYSLDTARMARALAMSVQANASQAYALGLLHGLGELLLQAADPDTFFRLSELLEPMHPKRPQVEMQLMGYCSGQITAHLARQWNFPEQVSDAFQFMHAPMEQPVFEPLTGVLHLAIWRASTRALNWGERQLAVTFPAETGLALSMDIDMVLRQASIDWHAAGSLDVQF, encoded by the coding sequence ATGAGCCGCGTCAAACCATTGAGCCTGTCAACGTTGCTGGAGCAGCATGTATTGCTGCCAAGCCAGCCGCGCGTCGTTGCGCTGCTGTCGAGTGAACTGCGCAAGACAGAGCCCGGCATGCGCAGCCTGGTGCAATTGTTTTCCACCGATCCGGTCCTGACCGCTCGTCTGCTGGCCGAAGCCAATGGGCCTGCGCACCTGCTGGGGCAGCGCGTACACAGCATTCCCGAAGCACTGGTGCTGCTGGCGCCGGTTCAGTTGCGGCAATTGGTGCAGAAAGCGGCTCCAGTCAGCGCATCTCATGTTTCGGCAGGCTGGAGCCTGGCGAATTTCTGGCGCTACAGCCTGGACACGGCACGCATGGCGCGCGCGCTTGCCATGTCAGTTCAGGCCAACGCCTCGCAGGCCTATGCGTTGGGACTGCTGCATGGCCTGGGAGAGCTGTTGCTGCAGGCTGCCGACCCTGACACTTTCTTCAGACTTTCCGAGTTGCTGGAGCCCATGCATCCCAAGCGCCCCCAGGTGGAAATGCAGCTGATGGGCTATTGCTCGGGGCAGATTACAGCCCATCTGGCGCGGCAGTGGAATTTTCCGGAGCAGGTCAGCGATGCCTTTCAGTTCATGCATGCGCCGATGGAGCAGCCTGTATTCGAGCCTTTGACGGGGGTGCTGCATCTGGCCATCTGGCGGGCATCGACCCGCGCACTTAACTGGGGTGAGCGCCAACTGGCAGTGACTTTCCCTGCTGAAACTGGACTGGCGCTGAGCATGGACATCGACATGGTGCTGCGTCAGGCATCCATCGACTGGCACGCGGCAGGTTCTCTGGATGTTCAGTTTTAG
- a CDS encoding enoyl-CoA hydratase/isomerase family protein, with product MTPTPSADMSDVIAEVRGKLGMITLNRPKALNALSLGMVRDLLGTLLAWQKDDSILGVAIRGSNKEGVFGAFCAGGDIRFLHAAGSSGNPQLEDFFTEEYALNHLIHSFGKPYIAFMDGIVMGGGMGISQGGSLRIVTERTKMAMPETAIGLFPDVGGGYFLSRCPGAVGEWLALTGDTIGAGDALAFGLADGCIPAEQQTELWETLATTDFANVEALNAVVRSRFVSAEPKTVHHRAEIDACFSQPTVAAVVQALQAGSDWAQAEAATLRKRSPLMLHVVLEQIRRARQMSLAEDLRMERDMVRHCFYLRPGRSETVEGVRALAVDKDHSPRWNPASIEEVSDSEWRAFFDSPWPAHSHPLAALKD from the coding sequence ATGACCCCCACCCCGAGCGCCGATATGTCCGATGTGATTGCCGAAGTCCGTGGCAAGCTGGGCATGATTACGCTCAACCGTCCCAAGGCGCTCAACGCGCTGTCTCTGGGCATGGTGCGCGATCTGCTGGGCACTTTGCTGGCCTGGCAAAAAGACGACTCGATTCTGGGCGTGGCCATTCGTGGCAGCAACAAGGAAGGGGTGTTCGGGGCGTTCTGCGCCGGTGGTGACATCCGCTTTCTGCATGCGGCCGGCAGCAGTGGCAATCCTCAACTCGAAGACTTTTTCACCGAGGAATATGCGCTCAACCATCTGATTCATAGCTTCGGCAAGCCCTATATCGCCTTCATGGACGGCATCGTCATGGGCGGTGGCATGGGTATCAGCCAGGGCGGCTCGCTGCGTATCGTGACCGAGCGCACCAAGATGGCCATGCCCGAGACGGCCATTGGCCTGTTCCCCGATGTGGGCGGTGGCTATTTCCTATCGCGCTGCCCCGGTGCCGTGGGCGAATGGCTGGCCTTGACCGGCGATACCATCGGCGCGGGCGATGCCCTGGCGTTTGGTCTTGCCGATGGCTGCATTCCTGCCGAACAGCAGACAGAGCTGTGGGAGACCCTCGCGACCACGGACTTTGCCAATGTGGAGGCGCTCAACGCCGTGGTGCGCTCTCGCTTTGTGAGTGCCGAGCCAAAGACAGTCCATCATCGCGCGGAAATCGATGCCTGTTTTTCTCAACCCACGGTGGCTGCGGTTGTGCAGGCCTTGCAGGCTGGCAGCGACTGGGCCCAGGCCGAAGCTGCCACGCTGCGCAAGCGCTCGCCTCTGATGCTGCATGTGGTGCTGGAGCAGATCCGCCGCGCGCGCCAGATGAGTCTGGCCGAAGATCTGCGCATGGAGCGCGATATGGTGCGCCACTGCTTTTATCTGCGCCCGGGTCGCAGCGAGACCGTGGAAGGCGTCCGCGCACTGGCGGTGGACAAGGATCACAGCCCGCGCTGGAATCCCGCCAGCATCGAAGAGGTGAGCGATTCCGAGTGGCGTGCGTTCTTTGACAGCCCATGGCCTGCGCACTCGCACCCGCTGGCGGCGCTGAAGGACTGA
- a CDS encoding patatin-like phospholipase family protein — translation MVRVIPAAAGGPKGLILGPLDRFIFGQWLQASAQPVDLIGASIGAWRMATACLDAPVEAFERLERDYIAQRFDPPEGQRRTPSSLVSERFAQSLQDFYGGRVSEVLANPRYRLHVIAARGLGLLSRASPWRTPLGYAAAFAGNALHRAALGCLLERVIFSSSASDAVHALPFGVADIRSAQTRLTESNFMDALRASCSIPFVLDAVQDISDAPKGAYWDGGITDYHMHLDYLASRNGDGVVLYPHFQKAVIPGWLDKGLKWRHGPSSYLDSMIVLAPDPAWVACLPNAKLPDRHDFLSYGTDHDARAKAWNAAAAASRQLADEFAQWLHAPDPGRVEAL, via the coding sequence ATGGTCAGAGTCATACCGGCGGCGGCAGGCGGTCCCAAGGGCTTGATTCTCGGACCTCTGGATCGCTTCATCTTTGGACAGTGGTTACAGGCCAGCGCGCAGCCGGTGGATTTGATTGGTGCCTCCATCGGTGCCTGGCGCATGGCGACGGCTTGCCTGGACGCACCAGTGGAGGCCTTTGAGCGACTGGAGCGTGACTATATTGCACAGCGCTTTGATCCCCCCGAAGGGCAGAGGCGCACGCCGTCTTCGCTGGTCAGTGAGCGGTTTGCGCAGTCTCTACAGGATTTTTACGGGGGGCGTGTGAGTGAGGTTCTGGCGAATCCGCGCTATAGGCTGCATGTGATCGCCGCCCGTGGGCTTGGCCTGCTGTCACGTGCATCGCCCTGGCGCACCCCATTGGGCTATGCGGCCGCGTTTGCCGGCAATGCATTGCATCGGGCAGCATTGGGCTGCTTGCTGGAGCGTGTGATCTTTTCCTCTTCTGCAAGCGATGCCGTGCATGCTCTTCCCTTTGGGGTTGCGGACATTCGGTCTGCTCAGACCCGGTTGACGGAGAGTAATTTCATGGATGCCTTGCGAGCCAGTTGCTCCATCCCTTTCGTGCTGGATGCCGTGCAAGACATTTCAGATGCTCCCAAGGGTGCCTATTGGGATGGTGGCATTACCGACTACCACATGCATCTGGATTATCTGGCCTCTCGTAACGGCGATGGGGTGGTGCTATATCCTCATTTCCAGAAGGCGGTGATTCCTGGCTGGTTGGACAAGGGGCTGAAATGGCGTCATGGACCGAGTTCGTATCTGGACTCGATGATTGTGCTAGCCCCTGATCCCGCCTGGGTGGCTTGCCTGCCGAACGCCAAGTTGCCGGATCGGCACGATTTTCTGAGCTATGGCACAGACCATGATGCGCGCGCCAAGGCCTGGAATGCCGCGGCGGCGGCCAGCCGGCAACTGGCCGATGAGTTTGCGCAGTGGCTGCATGCACCTGATCCGGGTCGAGTCGAGGCTCTATAG
- a CDS encoding dipeptidyl aminopeptidase, with the protein MDQQIASGEIALQNLMQARAGRTTQIATALLPAAHKPIQPMPKPPSQLFVSMSYQSGDLKLNAFVTPDPGDGRKQPLMVWLTGGDTNSLDDFWSEGPAANDQSASAFRKAGMAMLFPTLRGGNDNPGRREYFWGEVQDVAAAILQAAQLPYVDPARIYLGGHSTGATLALLTATAGLPVQGVFAFGPVDEIGGYGWPVKWGLISADEKRLRSPVYWLHAIKSPTWIIEGSKSPGNINSLDNMCATRKSNQLHCVSVQGADHFSVLQPLTRKLASQLVMGQPVQLNRDEKL; encoded by the coding sequence GTGGATCAACAGATCGCTTCTGGTGAAATCGCTCTTCAGAACCTGATGCAGGCTCGCGCCGGCAGGACAACACAGATTGCGACGGCCTTGTTGCCGGCGGCCCATAAGCCTATCCAGCCGATGCCGAAACCGCCTTCTCAGCTGTTTGTTTCAATGAGCTATCAGAGCGGGGATCTGAAACTCAATGCCTTTGTCACCCCGGACCCCGGAGATGGGAGGAAGCAGCCTTTGATGGTCTGGCTGACGGGGGGAGATACCAATAGCCTGGACGACTTCTGGAGCGAAGGGCCAGCCGCCAACGATCAAAGCGCCAGCGCTTTTCGTAAGGCTGGCATGGCGATGCTGTTTCCCACATTGCGCGGCGGCAATGACAATCCCGGCCGGCGTGAGTATTTCTGGGGGGAGGTGCAGGATGTGGCCGCAGCCATCCTGCAGGCTGCGCAACTGCCTTATGTCGACCCGGCACGCATCTATCTCGGTGGGCACAGTACCGGAGCCACGCTGGCTTTGCTGACGGCGACGGCAGGCTTGCCAGTTCAGGGGGTGTTCGCGTTTGGTCCGGTGGACGAGATCGGCGGCTATGGCTGGCCCGTGAAATGGGGCTTGATCTCGGCGGATGAAAAGCGCTTGCGTTCGCCCGTCTACTGGCTGCATGCCATAAAGAGCCCGACATGGATCATCGAGGGCAGCAAGAGCCCCGGCAATATCAACAGCCTTGACAATATGTGCGCCACACGAAAATCGAATCAGCTGCATTGTGTCTCGGTTCAGGGGGCTGACCACTTTTCCGTGTTACAACCCCTGACACGCAAGCTTGCCAGCCAGTTGGTCATGGGCCAGCCAGTGCAACTGAATAGAGATGAAAAGCTCTGA